One genomic segment of Pseudomonas sp. RU47 includes these proteins:
- a CDS encoding methyl-accepting chemotaxis protein, which produces MEQQYRQVDQVATASHEMSATAQDVARSAAQAAEAAKDADRATRQGLTVIDRTTASIDTLAADMSAAMVQVEGLAANSEKIGAVLETIRAIAEQTNLLALNAAIEAARAGEAGRGFAVVADEVRNLARRTQESVEETRQVIEQLQSGTQDVVGSMGNSHRQAQGSVEQVGQAVTALRQIGDAVTVISDMNLQIASAAEEQSAVAEEINNNVATIRDVTESLSGQANESARVSQSLNSLANQQQSLMDQFRV; this is translated from the coding sequence ATGGAACAACAATACCGTCAGGTCGATCAGGTCGCCACCGCGTCTCACGAAATGAGCGCCACCGCGCAAGACGTCGCCCGCAGCGCCGCACAGGCTGCCGAAGCGGCCAAGGATGCCGATCGCGCTACCCGTCAGGGCCTGACCGTGATCGACCGCACCACCGCAAGCATCGACACCCTCGCCGCCGACATGAGCGCAGCCATGGTGCAAGTCGAAGGCCTCGCCGCCAACAGCGAGAAAATCGGCGCCGTGCTGGAAACCATCCGCGCCATCGCCGAGCAGACCAACCTGCTGGCGCTCAACGCCGCGATCGAAGCGGCCCGTGCCGGTGAGGCCGGCCGTGGCTTTGCCGTGGTCGCCGACGAAGTGCGCAACCTCGCCCGCCGCACGCAAGAGTCGGTGGAAGAAACCCGTCAGGTGATTGAGCAGTTGCAGAGCGGTACGCAGGATGTGGTCGGTTCGATGGGCAACAGCCATCGTCAGGCTCAGGGTAGCGTTGAACAGGTTGGCCAGGCTGTGACTGCGCTGCGTCAGATTGGTGATGCGGTGACGGTGATCAGCGACATGAACCTGCAGATTGCCAGCGCCGCAGAGGAGCAGAGTGCGGTAGCGGAAGAGATCAACAACAACGTGGCGACGATTCGCGATGTCACCGAGTCGCTGTCCGGGCAGGCGAATGAGTCGGCGCGGGTGAGTCAGTCGCTCAATAGTCTGGCGAATCAGCAGCAGAGTTTGATGGATCAGTTTCGGGTGTGA
- a CDS encoding sensor histidine kinase, whose product MRSIQRRLSLGLISVMVIVGVVLAQTSLWLFEVGLQRYLEAGLRNDSESLLVALVRGPQGLQLDERHLSPAYQRPFSGHYFRIDFADSHWRSRSLWDQDLPLLDHPGLHSNLQLGPDGQQLLVLRSDYRRLGQSISISVAQDYTPVRESFQRMRQIGLGLGLAALLLILFLQRLTVRRALKPLERAREQIAQLQQGQRSQLDDQVPVELEPLVAQINHLLAHTEDSLKRSRNALGNLGHALKTPLAVLLSLASSEKLDAHPELRKVLKEQLEQVQQRLNRELNRARLSGDALPGALFDCDAELPGLLATLNMIHGEHLALSYVAPAGLQLPWDREDLLELLGNLLDNACKWADAEVRLSVIERTDGFALSVEDDGPGIPEEQRAQVFSRGTRLDEQTHGHGLGLGIVRDIVDTWGGLLVLGESEWGGLKVVIELPRR is encoded by the coding sequence GTGAGGTCAATCCAGCGCCGCTTGAGCCTGGGGTTGATCAGCGTCATGGTGATCGTCGGCGTGGTGCTGGCGCAAACCAGTCTGTGGTTGTTCGAAGTGGGTTTGCAGCGCTATCTCGAAGCGGGTCTGCGCAACGACAGCGAAAGTCTGCTGGTGGCATTGGTGCGCGGACCGCAAGGCTTGCAACTGGATGAGCGGCATCTGTCGCCGGCCTATCAGCGACCGTTTTCCGGGCATTATTTCCGTATCGATTTTGCCGACAGCCATTGGCGCTCGCGTTCGTTGTGGGATCAGGATCTGCCGTTGCTCGACCATCCCGGGCTGCACAGCAATCTGCAACTGGGCCCGGACGGTCAGCAGTTGCTGGTGCTGCGCTCGGATTATCGACGCTTGGGCCAGTCGATTTCGATCAGCGTCGCGCAGGATTACACGCCGGTGCGCGAGAGCTTTCAGCGCATGCGTCAGATCGGCCTCGGCCTCGGTTTGGCGGCATTGTTGTTGATTCTGTTCTTGCAGCGCTTGACCGTGCGCCGCGCGTTGAAACCGCTGGAAAGGGCTCGCGAACAGATCGCGCAGTTGCAGCAGGGCCAGCGTTCACAACTCGATGATCAGGTGCCGGTGGAGCTGGAACCGCTGGTGGCGCAGATCAACCATTTGCTGGCGCACACCGAAGACAGCCTCAAGCGCTCGCGCAATGCCTTGGGCAATCTCGGGCACGCGTTGAAAACGCCGCTGGCGGTGTTGTTGAGCCTGGCGTCCAGTGAAAAACTCGATGCTCATCCTGAGTTGCGCAAGGTGCTCAAAGAACAGCTGGAGCAGGTGCAACAACGGCTCAATCGCGAACTGAACCGTGCGCGACTGTCCGGGGATGCGTTGCCGGGCGCGCTGTTTGATTGTGACGCGGAACTGCCGGGGTTGCTCGCTACGTTGAACATGATTCACGGCGAGCATCTGGCGTTGAGTTATGTCGCGCCGGCGGGGTTGCAGTTGCCGTGGGATCGTGAGGATTTGCTCGAATTGCTCGGCAATCTTTTGGACAACGCCTGCAAATGGGCGGATGCCGAGGTGCGCCTGAGTGTGATCGAACGCACGGATGGCTTTGCCTTGAGCGTGGAAGATGACGGCCCGGGGATTCCCGAAGAACAGCGCGCTCAGGTATTCAGTCGTGGCACGCGGCTGGATGAACAGACTCACGGGCATGGCTTGGGATTGGGGATTGTGCGCGACATCGTCGACACTTGGGGCGGGTTGCTGGTGTTGGGCGAGAGTGAGTGGGGCGGGTTGAAGGTGGTGATCGAGTTGCCTCGGCGGTGA
- a CDS encoding response regulator transcription factor — protein MRLLLVEDHVPLADELLAGLQRQGYAVDWLADGRDALYQGSSEPYDLIILDLGLPGVPGLEVLAQWRAGGLAIPVLILTARDSWAERIEGLKAGADDYLTKPFHPEELQLRIQSLLRRSKGQSNQPTLQAAGLHLDEGRQCVVRDGADIQLTAAEFRLLRYFMLHPEQILSKSHLAEHLYDGETERDSNVLEVHVNHLRRKLGKSVIETRRGQGYLFGGQAS, from the coding sequence ATGCGTTTGCTATTGGTGGAAGACCACGTACCGCTGGCCGACGAACTGCTCGCCGGCCTGCAACGCCAGGGTTACGCGGTGGATTGGCTGGCGGATGGTCGTGATGCGTTGTATCAGGGCAGCAGCGAGCCGTATGACCTGATCATTCTCGACCTCGGCCTGCCCGGTGTGCCGGGGCTTGAGGTGCTGGCGCAGTGGCGTGCCGGCGGCCTGGCGATTCCGGTGCTGATCCTCACGGCGCGCGATTCCTGGGCCGAGCGCATCGAAGGCCTGAAGGCCGGTGCCGATGATTACCTGACCAAACCGTTTCACCCCGAAGAGTTGCAGTTGCGCATTCAATCGCTGTTGCGCCGCTCCAAGGGCCAGTCCAATCAACCGACCTTGCAGGCTGCGGGGCTGCATCTGGATGAAGGCCGTCAGTGCGTGGTGCGCGATGGCGCCGACATTCAACTGACCGCCGCTGAATTCCGCCTGCTGCGCTATTTCATGCTGCACCCGGAACAGATCCTCTCCAAAAGCCACCTCGCTGAACACCTTTACGACGGTGAAACCGAGCGCGACTCCAACGTCCTCGAAGTGCACGTCAATCACTTGCGCCGCAAGCTCGGCAAAAGCGTGATCGAAACCCGTCGCGGCCAGGGTTACCTGTTCGGCGGGCAAGCTTCGTGA
- a CDS encoding PepSY domain-containing protein: MKVNVRATSRTALALVIFCSAAMARDLDQDEALSLREKGVILPLEQVLQQAMDRYPGAKLLEVELEEKHDVYIYEVELLTVEGVARELHLKADTGELVKDKED; encoded by the coding sequence ATGAAGGTTAATGTTCGCGCCACTAGCCGTACGGCATTGGCGCTGGTGATTTTCTGCTCGGCAGCAATGGCCCGCGACCTCGATCAGGACGAGGCCCTGAGTCTGCGGGAGAAGGGTGTGATCCTGCCGCTGGAGCAAGTGCTGCAGCAGGCGATGGATCGCTATCCCGGCGCAAAACTGCTGGAAGTCGAGCTGGAAGAAAAACACGACGTCTACATTTATGAAGTCGAGCTGCTGACCGTCGAAGGTGTCGCCCGTGAGCTGCACTTGAAGGCCGATACCGGCGAACTGGTGAAAGACAAGGAAGATTGA
- a CDS encoding PepSY domain-containing protein, with protein MKTLTALSIASIIGCTASLAHARDLGPDEALRLRDAGTIVSFEKLNAAALAKHPGSTITDTELEEQYGKYIYQIEMRDAQGVDWDLELDAVTGQVLKDHQDK; from the coding sequence ATGAAAACCCTGACTGCCCTGTCCATTGCCTCGATCATCGGCTGCACCGCCAGCCTCGCCCATGCCCGCGATCTCGGCCCTGACGAAGCCCTGCGTCTGCGCGACGCTGGTACTATCGTCTCCTTCGAGAAGCTCAACGCCGCCGCGCTGGCCAAACATCCGGGTTCGACGATCACCGACACCGAGCTGGAAGAGCAGTACGGCAAGTACATCTACCAGATCGAAATGCGCGATGCGCAGGGCGTCGATTGGGATCTGGAATTAGACGCGGTGACTGGGCAGGTTCTCAAGGATCATCAGGATAAGTAA
- a CDS encoding patatin-like phospholipase family protein, with protein sequence MTAIHIKFPALTLKAGPRAMARIRAQGLNAADVGTLPGAAGGPKALGIQGLDLALFGEWLPSAPRERSLIGASVGSWRFASACLPDAAEGIRRLGQLYAEQNFNKGVTMAEISQSSQRMLNDLLDGRDASILDNAHYRLNIMVVKSQGRLADDHRGRLGLALGSVIADNLRGRARLSRHFERLIIHDPRLAPPVNALNDFPSRFVALNAGNLRQALLASGSIPMVMEGVRDLPGAGAGTFRDGGLLDYHLDLPYSGDGIVLYPHFTDRVIPGWFDKTLPWRKASVERLQDVLLLAPSKEYLARLPYGKLPDRNDFKRFMGDAPGRQKYWHAAMDESRRLGDEFLELTANGRLAERLLTL encoded by the coding sequence ATGACCGCCATCCACATCAAATTCCCCGCCCTCACCCTCAAGGCCGGCCCGCGCGCCATGGCGCGTATTCGTGCGCAAGGCCTGAACGCTGCCGACGTCGGCACCCTGCCCGGTGCTGCCGGTGGGCCGAAGGCGTTGGGGATTCAGGGGCTGGATCTGGCGTTGTTCGGCGAATGGCTGCCGAGCGCACCGCGTGAGCGCTCGCTGATCGGCGCCTCGGTCGGTTCCTGGCGCTTCGCCAGCGCGTGTCTGCCGGACGCCGCCGAAGGCATCCGGCGCCTCGGTCAGTTGTACGCCGAGCAGAACTTCAACAAAGGCGTGACCATGGCCGAGATCAGTCAGAGCTCGCAGCGCATGCTCAACGACCTGCTCGACGGCCGCGACGCGAGCATCCTCGACAACGCCCATTACCGCTTGAACATCATGGTGGTGAAAAGTCAGGGGCGTCTGGCCGATGACCATCGCGGCCGCCTCGGTCTGGCGCTGGGCTCGGTGATTGCCGACAACCTGCGCGGTCGCGCGCGGCTGTCGCGGCACTTCGAACGCCTGATCATCCACGACCCACGCCTCGCCCCGCCGGTCAATGCGCTGAACGATTTCCCGTCGCGCTTCGTCGCCCTGAATGCCGGTAATCTGCGCCAAGCGCTGCTGGCTTCGGGTTCGATCCCGATGGTCATGGAAGGCGTGCGCGACTTGCCGGGTGCTGGCGCCGGCACTTTCCGCGACGGTGGTCTGCTCGACTATCACCTCGACCTGCCCTACAGCGGCGACGGCATCGTGCTCTATCCACACTTCACCGACCGGGTGATTCCGGGCTGGTTCGACAAGACCCTGCCATGGCGCAAGGCCTCAGTGGAACGCTTGCAGGACGTGCTGTTGCTCGCGCCATCCAAGGAATATCTGGCGCGCCTGCCCTACGGCAAACTGCCCGACCGGAATGACTTCAAACGCTTCATGGGCGATGCGCCGGGCCGGCAGAAATACTGGCACGCGGCGATGGACGAGAGCCGTCGCCTTGGCGATGAATTCCTTGAACTGACTGCCAATGGTCGCCTCGCCGAGCGCTTGCTGACCCTTTAG
- the queD gene encoding 6-carboxytetrahydropterin synthase QueD: protein MEIFKEFTFESAHRLPHVPDGHKCGRLHGHSFKVALHLSGDLDPHTGWIRDFSEIKAIFKPLYERLDHNYLNDIPGLENPTSEVLAKFIWNEMKPLLPELSAIRIHETCTSGCIYRGE from the coding sequence GTGGAAATCTTCAAGGAATTTACTTTCGAATCCGCCCACCGCCTGCCGCACGTCCCGGACGGCCACAAGTGCGGGCGTCTGCACGGTCACTCGTTCAAAGTGGCGCTTCACCTCAGCGGCGACCTCGATCCGCACACCGGCTGGATCCGCGATTTCTCCGAAATCAAAGCGATTTTCAAGCCGCTGTACGAGCGTCTCGATCACAACTACCTGAACGACATTCCCGGTCTGGAAAACCCGACCAGCGAAGTACTGGCCAAATTCATCTGGAATGAAATGAAGCCGTTGCTGCCGGAACTGAGCGCGATCCGTATTCACGAGACCTGCACCAGCGGTTGTATCTATCGCGGTGAGTAA
- a CDS encoding alpha/beta fold hydrolase, translating into MTDWLLDQVFDFNGHHIRYAVRGDGPPLVFVHGTPFSSYVWHRIAPHFFATHRVHYFDLLGYGRSEQPDADVSLGVQNQLLAQLLDHWNLQRPDVVAHDFGGATVLRAHLLNGKDYRSLTLIDPVALTPWGSPFVQHVRQHEAAFSGLPDYIQRAIVPTYIRGAIHRDIPDDELAPYVQPWLGDPGQAAFYRQIAQMDERYTREAESLYPTIRCPVQILWGEDDQWIPIERGRALHQMIPGSQFHPIANAGHLVQEDAPEAIVAALMRFLSP; encoded by the coding sequence ATGACAGACTGGCTGCTGGATCAGGTCTTTGACTTCAACGGGCACCACATTCGTTACGCCGTGCGCGGCGACGGCCCGCCGCTGGTGTTCGTGCATGGCACGCCGTTTTCGTCATACGTGTGGCATCGGATCGCGCCGCACTTTTTCGCCACGCATCGCGTGCATTACTTCGACCTGCTGGGTTATGGACGCTCCGAACAACCCGACGCCGACGTCTCTCTCGGTGTGCAGAACCAACTGTTGGCCCAACTGCTCGATCACTGGAATCTGCAACGCCCGGACGTGGTGGCCCACGACTTTGGCGGCGCCACCGTGCTACGCGCGCATCTGCTCAACGGCAAGGATTACCGCAGCCTGACCCTGATCGACCCGGTGGCGCTGACGCCGTGGGGTTCGCCATTCGTGCAGCATGTGCGTCAGCATGAAGCGGCCTTCAGCGGCCTGCCCGACTACATCCAGCGCGCCATCGTGCCGACCTATATTCGCGGGGCGATTCACCGCGATATCCCCGACGACGAACTCGCACCCTACGTGCAGCCATGGCTCGGCGATCCCGGGCAAGCGGCGTTCTATCGGCAGATTGCGCAGATGGACGAGCGCTATACCCGTGAGGCCGAAAGTTTGTACCCGACGATCCGCTGTCCGGTACAGATTCTCTGGGGCGAAGACGATCAGTGGATTCCCATCGAACGTGGCCGAGCGTTACATCAAATGATCCCGGGATCACAATTCCACCCGATTGCCAACGCCGGCCACCTCGTCCAGGAAGACGCCCCCGAAGCCATCGTCGCTGCCCTGATGCGATTTCTCTCACCTTGA
- the codB gene encoding cytosine permease has product MTQNDPGNDYPLSEVPMHARKGLASTAMVLLGFTFFTATMFAGGKLGVAFSFGEMMAVIIVGNLLLGLYAAGLGYIAFKSGLNSVLMGRFCFGEVGSKLSDLILGFTQIGWYAWGTATAAVVLGKYFDLDEDTVLGLMVLFGLVFCATAYVGYRGLEILSYIAVPAMMLLLMLSMWVATVKVGGFEGLLSVVPSGSLDWSTAITLVFGTFVSGATQATNWTRFSRSARVAVLASLIGFFIGNGLMVLIGAYGAIVYQQPDVVEVLLLQGFAMAAMAMLLLNIWSTQDNTIYNFAVAGCNLLRTGRRKTVTLAGAVIGTLLALLGMYDMLVPYLILLGTVIPPIGGVIMADFFYRWRGHYPRLADARLPAFNWPGLGAYAVGTVAAFNSPWVAPLVGIAAAALTYVIVTGVLGARSAAAPLQDL; this is encoded by the coding sequence ATGACGCAGAACGATCCCGGCAACGATTACCCCCTCAGCGAAGTCCCCATGCATGCGCGCAAAGGCCTGGCCTCCACGGCGATGGTGTTACTGGGCTTCACGTTTTTCACCGCGACCATGTTTGCCGGCGGCAAGCTCGGTGTGGCGTTCAGCTTCGGCGAGATGATGGCGGTGATCATCGTCGGCAATCTGTTGCTGGGTCTGTATGCGGCGGGCCTGGGTTACATCGCTTTCAAGAGCGGCCTCAACTCGGTGTTGATGGGGCGTTTCTGCTTCGGCGAAGTCGGCAGCAAGCTCAGCGACCTGATCCTCGGTTTCACCCAGATCGGCTGGTACGCCTGGGGCACCGCGACTGCAGCGGTGGTGCTCGGCAAATACTTCGATCTCGACGAAGACACGGTGCTCGGGCTGATGGTGTTGTTCGGTCTGGTGTTCTGCGCCACGGCCTATGTCGGCTATCGCGGACTGGAGATTCTGTCGTACATCGCTGTGCCGGCGATGATGTTGTTACTCATGCTGTCGATGTGGGTGGCGACGGTGAAAGTCGGTGGTTTCGAAGGCTTGCTCAGCGTGGTACCGAGCGGTTCGTTGGACTGGTCGACCGCGATCACACTGGTGTTCGGTACCTTCGTCAGTGGCGCCACTCAGGCGACCAACTGGACACGTTTTTCACGTTCGGCGCGCGTCGCGGTGCTGGCCAGCCTGATCGGATTTTTCATCGGCAATGGCCTGATGGTATTGATCGGCGCGTACGGCGCCATCGTCTATCAACAACCGGACGTGGTTGAAGTGCTGCTGTTGCAAGGTTTCGCCATGGCTGCGATGGCCATGCTGTTGCTGAACATCTGGAGCACTCAGGACAACACCATCTACAACTTCGCCGTCGCTGGTTGCAACCTGCTGCGCACCGGCCGACGCAAAACCGTGACCCTCGCCGGCGCAGTGATCGGCACCCTGCTCGCCTTGCTCGGTATGTACGACATGCTGGTGCCGTACCTGATTCTGCTCGGCACGGTGATTCCGCCGATTGGCGGAGTGATCATGGCGGACTTTTTCTACCGCTGGCGCGGGCACTATCCGCGCCTGGCCGACGCACGGTTACCGGCGTTCAACTGGCCGGGGCTCGGGGCCTATGCGGTCGGCACCGTCGCCGCGTTCAACTCGCCGTGGGTTGCGCCGCTGGTAGGGATCGCCGCTGCCGCGCTAACGTATGTCATCGTCACCGGCGTGCTCGGCGCACGCAGCGCGGCCGCGCCACTCCAAGACCTATAA
- the codA gene encoding cytosine deaminase, with product MHIINARLRNQEGLHELHLEDGLIRSIARQTEAPTLGPDDLDAGGNLVVPPFVEPHIHLDATLTAGEPRWNMSGTLFEGIECWGERKVTITEEDTKTRAKKTIQTLAAHGIQHVRTHVDVTDPQLTALKAMLEVREESRHLIDLQIVAFPQEGIESFRNGRELMEESIRMGADVVGGIPHFEYTRDQGVSSVKFLMDLAERTGCLVDVHCDETDDPHSRFLEVLAEEARSRDMGALVTASHTTAMGSYDNAYCAKLFRLLGHSGISFVSCPTESIHLQGRFDNFPKRRGVTRVNELLEAGMNVCFGQDSIVDPWYPLGNGNILRVLEAGLHICHMLGYRNLQSALDLVTDNSAKAMHLGERYGLEQGRPANLLILSADSDYEVIRSQGLPLYSIRGGKVLMKRQMPVVEFSGELS from the coding sequence ATGCACATCATCAACGCCCGTTTGCGCAACCAGGAAGGTTTGCACGAATTGCACCTTGAAGACGGCCTGATCCGCAGCATCGCCCGGCAGACCGAAGCGCCGACCCTCGGCCCGGATGACCTCGACGCCGGCGGCAATCTGGTGGTGCCGCCCTTCGTCGAGCCGCACATTCACCTCGACGCCACCCTTACCGCCGGCGAGCCGCGCTGGAACATGAGCGGCACGCTGTTCGAAGGCATCGAGTGCTGGGGCGAGCGCAAGGTCACCATCACCGAAGAAGACACCAAGACCCGCGCGAAAAAAACCATTCAAACGCTGGCCGCCCACGGCATCCAGCACGTGCGCACCCACGTTGACGTCACCGACCCGCAACTCACCGCACTGAAAGCCATGCTCGAAGTGCGCGAGGAAAGCCGTCACCTCATCGACCTGCAAATCGTCGCGTTCCCACAGGAAGGCATCGAGTCGTTCCGCAATGGCCGCGAGCTGATGGAAGAGTCGATCCGCATGGGCGCGGACGTGGTCGGCGGGATTCCGCATTTCGAGTACACCCGCGATCAGGGTGTCAGTTCAGTGAAGTTCCTGATGGACCTGGCCGAGCGCACCGGTTGCCTGGTCGACGTGCATTGCGACGAAACCGACGACCCACACTCACGCTTCCTCGAAGTCCTCGCCGAAGAGGCGCGCAGCCGCGACATGGGCGCCCTCGTCACCGCCAGTCACACCACGGCGATGGGCTCCTACGACAACGCCTACTGCGCGAAACTGTTTCGTCTGCTCGGGCATTCCGGGATCAGTTTTGTCTCCTGCCCGACCGAAAGCATTCACCTGCAAGGGCGCTTCGACAACTTCCCGAAACGCCGGGGCGTGACCCGCGTGAACGAATTGCTCGAAGCCGGGATGAACGTGTGTTTCGGTCAGGATTCCATTGTCGATCCGTGGTATCCGCTGGGCAACGGCAACATCCTGCGGGTGCTCGAAGCCGGACTGCATATCTGCCACATGCTCGGTTACCGTAACCTGCAAAGTGCACTGGATCTGGTCACGGATAACAGCGCCAAAGCCATGCACCTGGGTGAGCGATATGGCCTGGAACAGGGGCGTCCGGCGAATCTGTTGATTCTGTCGGCGGACAGCGATTACGAGGTGATCCGCAGTCAGGGCTTGCCGTTGTATTCGATTCGCGGCGGCAAGGTGTTGATGAAGCGGCAGATGCCGGTGGTGGAATTCAGTGGTGAGCTGAGCTGA
- a CDS encoding diaminopimelate epimerase, protein MTQFYDARGNIYGVVSPQALRSEGNALPASATECASSRQSWSAAAIKLCCDWPEDQRPANSKSHRSDGLLIGPFQTSAPFDVLIVNTDGTLAERSGNGLTIFSQALTEQGLMPEEGALLRVHHDRGNAVETSVKPAVVEGVQGFWLNLGQPGFGPDAVAAQTVQGIEFNTRDVSHVHPLAQLDPDWAHSQFVRIGNPHCVTLLGDAAALPSNEQMRESPLNEGLTQIAYATPVGAGDPCPAGVNLQWAVLESPQRVLARVFERGEGPTASSGTSASAVASAAWRVGWVVAGEVQVVMPGGTAPILLEAADGELLRVRLFGTARLMG, encoded by the coding sequence ATGACTCAGTTCTACGATGCACGGGGCAATATTTATGGCGTGGTTTCTCCGCAAGCGCTGCGCTCAGAGGGCAATGCCTTGCCCGCCAGCGCCACCGAATGCGCCTCGTCGCGTCAGTCCTGGAGCGCAGCGGCAATCAAACTCTGCTGTGACTGGCCCGAAGATCAACGCCCGGCGAACAGCAAATCCCACCGCAGCGATGGCCTGCTGATCGGCCCGTTCCAGACGTCGGCGCCGTTCGACGTATTGATCGTCAACACCGACGGCACGCTCGCCGAGCGCAGTGGCAATGGCCTGACGATTTTCTCGCAGGCACTGACCGAGCAAGGATTGATGCCGGAGGAGGGCGCCTTGTTACGCGTGCATCATGACAGGGGCAACGCGGTGGAAACCTCAGTAAAACCGGCTGTTGTCGAAGGCGTTCAAGGCTTCTGGCTCAATCTCGGCCAACCCGGTTTCGGGCCGGATGCCGTCGCTGCGCAGACGGTTCAGGGCATTGAGTTCAACACTCGAGACGTGAGCCACGTCCACCCCTTGGCACAACTTGATCCCGACTGGGCGCACAGCCAATTCGTACGCATTGGCAATCCGCATTGCGTCACGCTGCTCGGTGATGCAGCGGCGTTGCCAAGCAATGAACAGATGCGTGAATCGCCACTGAACGAAGGCCTGACCCAAATTGCCTACGCCACACCCGTCGGTGCCGGTGATCCATGCCCGGCAGGCGTCAATCTGCAATGGGCCGTGCTGGAGTCACCGCAGAGGGTCCTCGCCCGGGTGTTCGAGCGTGGCGAAGGGCCGACGGCCTCATCCGGCACCAGCGCCAGTGCCGTGGCATCGGCGGCGTGGCGGGTGGGTTGGGTTGTGGCCGGAGAAGTGCAGGTGGTCATGCCCGGCGGTACGGCGCCGATTTTGCTCGAAGCAGCAGACGGTGAATTGCTGAGGGTCAGATTGTTCGGTACGGCGCGGTTGATGGGCTGA
- a CDS encoding MFS transporter, whose translation MTSLNPQDTFVPGRLQQMSTRIAFFIAGLGIAAWAPLVPYAKARAGLDEGTLGLLLLCLGVGSILAMPLAGILATRFGCRRVATGGTLLICAALPLLATVSSIPALIATLFMFGAGLGTVDSTVNLQAVIVERASGKNMMSGFHGLFSLGGIVGAAGVSALLGLGLTPLTAMLVVVVVLIAALFKCVPHMLPYGSESSGPAFAIPHGIVLFIGGMCFIVFLTEGAALDWSAVFLAQERGIDTAYAGLGYAAFALTMTAGRLMGDRIVRIVGATRIILFGGLLAAAGLFLATFAPSWEAALVGYALVGAGCSNIVPVLYTAVGKQTVMPESIAVPAITTLGYAGILAGPAVIGFVAHASSLSFAFGLMAVLLVAVAIGGKVLKV comes from the coding sequence ATGACCAGCCTCAACCCTCAAGACACCTTCGTCCCCGGACGCCTGCAACAGATGTCCACGCGCATCGCCTTTTTCATCGCCGGACTCGGCATCGCCGCGTGGGCGCCCTTGGTGCCGTACGCCAAGGCCCGCGCCGGACTCGATGAAGGCACGTTGGGGTTGCTGCTGTTGTGCCTCGGCGTCGGTTCGATTCTGGCGATGCCGCTGGCGGGGATTCTGGCCACGCGCTTCGGCTGCCGGCGCGTCGCCACCGGTGGCACCTTGTTGATCTGCGCGGCGCTGCCGTTACTGGCGACGGTGTCGTCGATACCGGCGTTGATCGCCACACTGTTCATGTTCGGCGCCGGCCTGGGCACGGTGGATTCGACGGTGAACCTGCAAGCAGTGATCGTCGAACGCGCCAGCGGCAAGAACATGATGTCGGGTTTCCACGGTTTGTTCAGTCTGGGCGGGATTGTCGGCGCGGCGGGGGTCAGTGCCTTGCTCGGCCTTGGTTTGACGCCTCTGACCGCCATGCTGGTAGTGGTCGTCGTGCTGATCGCGGCATTGTTCAAGTGCGTGCCGCACATGTTGCCTTACGGCAGTGAAAGCTCCGGCCCGGCGTTCGCCATCCCTCACGGGATCGTGCTGTTTATCGGCGGGATGTGCTTCATCGTGTTCCTGACCGAAGGCGCGGCGCTGGACTGGAGCGCAGTGTTTCTGGCGCAGGAACGCGGGATCGACACGGCGTACGCGGGATTGGGTTATGCAGCGTTTGCATTGACCATGACGGCCGGACGTTTGATGGGTGACCGGATTGTGCGGATCGTCGGTGCAACGCGGATCATTCTGTTTGGTGGTCTGTTGGCAGCGGCCGGTTTGTTTCTGGCGACATTTGCACCGAGCTGGGAAGCGGCGCTGGTCGGTTATGCGCTGGTCGGTGCGGGTTGTTCGAACATCGTGCCGGTGCTGTACACGGCGGTGGGCAAGCAGACGGTGATGCCGGAGAGTATCGCGGTACCGGCGATTACCACGCTCGGTTATGCAGGGATTCTGGCCGGGCCGGCGGTGATCGGCTTTGTGGCGCATGCCAGCAGTCTGAGTTTTGCCTTTGGCTTGATGGCGGTGTTGTTGGTGGCGGTGGCCATTGGCGGCAAAGTCCTTAAAGTCTAA